Part of the Moraxella ovis genome is shown below.
CTTATCTGCGCTATGATGATGAGCAGCTGGGTCGCACACCTGATAGCACCGTAACACGAGGCGAAGGTTTGGTGTTCGAAGGCGATTATCATACCAAGCGTAGTCTGGCGAACAGTGCGATTAGCGGTTTCCATAGCTGCATTGCCTCAGCCTCATCTGAAATTGATAATTTGGTACGAGATGAGCCAAATATTAGTATAAGCAAGCAAGCGGTAAAAGGCCAACTAAAAGCCATCAGTGATTGTCAAAAAGTATTTAACCAGTCCGTTGAAGATGAGGAGTTGTTATCAGGCTCTGGTTATATCAGTTCCGATGTGGCGCATTTCCGTGGTTGCGCGCTGAATTTTGACAAAGGTGTTCGCCAAGTTCTTGCGCCAAATCGCCAAATCAAATCTTACGATGACGACAGCTATGCTTATTATGATTTGGTGTACATGGATTATTTTGTGTGCAATGAAGTGGATAATTTTAATCGCGCGCTTGAGCCATGGGATTATCTGAATCAGACTTCTGAACAAGATTTGAAATTAATCGTTGCTCGAAAAGAGTGCGCATTGACACATCAGGCAGGAGTGCAAGAGCTATTCGCGCGTGGTAAATCATACGATAAAAACAAAGAAGAGTTCGCTGATAATTACATCAGCTATATCAATTGTGTTGATGGCTCCATTAAGGATAATACCGATAAGGATTACAACCCTGAGCCGATTAATGAGCTATCAGAAGTATCTGTTCGCACGTCAGAGCAGTATTCAGCCGTGCATGGTTATGGCAGCTATGATGATTACGAACCGCAATCTCGCATCTCATCATGGTTCGATGCCTATAAGAGTATGAAAGCCGCACAACAAGAAGAAAGAAAACTTCGCCTGCCGGCGGGTCAGATGCCGAACATTTTTGGTAGTGTATTAAGCAGCATGCTAAATCATATGAAAGTATCGCCTGAACAGGTGCTCGCTCAGAATCTGTATCGTTATAATAACACAGCGCTGACCATACTTAGTCACCATCGTCCGCAGCAGCGCCAAAGCAAGATGCTGTATTCGATGGATTACTACTCTCCCACCGCCGAGCAGTCGATTCAGCTGCCTGTTCTGTTAGACTTCGAGCATTCAAAAGCCAAGGCGGACGTCGCTGCGCTATTGCCGGTCATCGCCATGCTCACCCCAAAACATGCACCATTACCCAATGAACTGCCTGATCAAGAGATGACTTTTACACTACCAAATGATCTGCATAAGCAACTGCCGATGACGGTGATCTATGATGCGATCCAAAAAGGCGTTCTAAATGCCTTTAATGAGCTTGATGGCGATCAATTTACCGCTATTGACATCAGCGATGATAAATTTGCCAAAGATATTGGAGCGAGTCGCGCTATTAAGGTGAATTTTGACGCGTATGGAACGGGTCAGTTCATGGGTGTGATCATCAAGCACATTGGCAAAGCCTTAAAATCATACGTTGATGCACATCCTGAAGTGTATGAACAGGGTGATAAAGGCGATAACATCAAGCGCGCCATTGACGACTTGGCGATCATTAATGATGGCTATCACACGCGCGATCTGGGCGGTCTGATGCAGATCATTGAGGGTGTTTTACCCGTGGACTTTCATCAGGCGAATTATTTTTACCTGAATCGCCAAGGCAAAATCGTTGGCATGCAAGTGATTGGTAGATTTGATGATGTGATGCAGCAGATTCGCGTTGAGACTGTGGGTCAGGTGCGTTATTCTAACATGCCATTTAAGCATCCATTGAATGACAAATTTGCGAATAGCTTTAGCACAGCAGAAGAATTTGATGGTACGGTTTGGCTATCAGACATCAGTCAAGAAGCCAAACTTAAAAAACAGGCATTAGAAGAGCGACTGTCTTATGAAGAATCATATGATGAGTACGGCGATGATGATCTTTATGATGATGCTGAAGGTGCAACCACCGCAGCTGAAGCAGCTACTGCCGCTGCGCAATATAGCCAAGACTAAATAATAAGGACATATGATGACTTTAATGAAATTTACACCCTTTGCGATCGCTGCGTCGCTTGCCTTATCAGCTTGCACCACAACAGGACAAAGTGCGCTAACCCCTGAAGAATCCAAAATGCCCACCGCGCCAGATGCCAAATCAGCGTTAAGCCAAGCAATTCAATCTCAGCTGCGCTCATCTTTTGATTATCAAACGACGGTCTACGCCTCCAATCATATTCGCCGTGATGCATTGGCGAATACCACGCCCGAGCAGCTGTCTGCCTCTGACGACATGATGAGAGTGTGCGAAAATGAACACGAAGAAGCGTACGCTGCACTATTAAAATCAGAACCATCTGACGATTTAGATGATCAAAAACAAGCCATTAAAGAGCGCTATCTATCATGTGTAAGTGATCAATATGGCGTGGATGCTTACGAGAGCTTTGATTTTGAAGAGTTTTATCAACAGTCTAAAGACTTAACTCCTGAAGAGATGAGAACGGTACTTACCACTGCCATCTCTGCTCATGCAGAAAGCCAAAAGCTAAAACTCCAAGAAGTCAATTCTGCTGAGCATGACGGCAATCATACCGCACTTGATGTCAAGAAAGCCAAGCTGTTGAACGAATATCTCATCAAGCCCGCCAAGGCTACGATGGTGGGGCGCTATCAGCCGCTATCTGGCATAATGACTGCTTTGCCAAGTGTTGAATATCATTCCAAGAATCTCAATATGGCCATGAATCAGCCTGTTTATGTTGATCTAAAAGCAGGAATCATTTACCTGTGGGCGGACAATTTCGCGTTGGCGAACAGCAATCTGGCTGACAAGAATCTTGGCGATAAGTGGCATAATAAATGGCTTGCCATCCCGCTAAATGACGGTAGCCTACCTGAGGGCTTTGCCAAAGAATTCATCCGTGCCTACCTTAACGCCAAAAAAGAGAGCTTCCAAGGCCTCGATGATACATCTATCAAGCAAGTCTCTGCGCAGGCGCTATACGACTTGCCGTTCTTTGAAGAGAATGTCAATGACACAGTCAAATCTCGCATCAATGACAGTACCCGCATTATTCAAAATGCACCAACTGCCAAGGCACGAGCCTACAGCCGCTATATCTTTGCTGACACATTGTATAATGATATCACTGCCAAATACCCGCAGCTTCAGAACGAACCGACTTATCGTGAGTACGACTTGATTGATGGTGAAAGCATCATCAATGTGAGCGCACCCATCAGTCAAAGTGAAGATGAGTCAGACACTACTGATAAGCCGAAATTCAGCAGTGAAAAATTCATGGGCTTGCTACTAAGCATTCTAAGAGTTCAAATTGACGGCTATTATGACAATCTAAATCAGTCAGAGTCAGCAGCTGAAGAAAGCGAGGCGTCTACATATACACCTGTTTGGCATTACGGCATCAAATCAGGTCAGATCAACTGGATGCATTATCGCCATTATCTGACTAAGCAAATCAAGCAAGGTCAGTTCGCTAAAAATGTGATCTCTGCCAAAGAGCCGATGTTTGTGGATGTATTTACGACCATCAATCCTAAGGCCAGCCATGACTTTGATCGTCTGCCAAGTCATCTGCGTGTGCCAAATGCCCAAAATAGCGTAAACGTGTTTGAGTACGGTAACAAATTCATTGAACGCCTAAAGTCCAGCGATGATAAATATCGCCAAATCATGCTACAGTTGCTAATGGGGGCAGAAGATGCGCAGGAAGATCATTAATCGACGCAGACAACGACCACATCCCGCCAAGCTAAGAGCCACTCGCTTGGCAAGGCGTAATATTCGCCAACAACATCTCGTGGCGAAGAGACGTCAGCTCTGGCGCTTTATCTGCATCAAAAAGTGGTTTTGGCCGAAGGTTAATTCGTTGTAACTTGACAAATAAATAAGGGTGCCGATCGCACCCTTATTTGATTATTTGCTGTCTTGTGGTTTTAGTAGATGATTTTCTAGATAATGAATGTTTTGTGCTTCATTAACAAAATTCTCATCTTGGAGAATGACATCGCGATGTAGTGGAATGTTGGTCTTGATGCCTTCGATGATCAGCTCATCCAATGCGTGCAATGTCTTTGCAACGGCTTGACTGCGTGTTTGCGCATGGCAGATCAGCTTACCAATCATTGAGTCATAGTAGCTAGGGATGTTATACCCTTGATACAGATGACTATCAAAGCGTACGCCAGAACCGCTTGGTGCGAACAGATTTTCGATCTTGCCAGGGCAGGGCATGAAAGTCTTAGGATCTTCCGCATTGATACGGCATTCGATGGCATGACCGCGGATGGTGATCTCGTCTTGATGATAAGACAGTCCATAACCTGCGGCGATTTTTAATTGCTCAACGATGATGTCGATGCCTGTAATCATCTCAGTAACAGGGTGTTCTACCTGAACACGTGTATTCATCTCAATAAAGAAGAATTGACCGTCTTCATATAGAAACTCAAAGGTGCCCGCACCGCGATACTTAATCTGCTCACAAGCACGCACGCACGCATCTAGAATTGGCTGTCTGATGTCATCAGGAATGCCAGGTGCTGGCGCTTCTTCTAGTACTTTTTGGTGGCGGCGCTGTAGCGAGCAGTCACGATCGAACAGGTGTAGGGCATTACCATTACCATCGCCAAGTACCTGAACCTCGACATGGCGAGGGTTCTTTAAGAATCGCTCCATATATACGGTATCATCACCAAAGGCGCTTTCAGCCTCTGCCTTGGCAGCTTGTACTTGGTTGATGAGTTCTTCGAAGCGTTCTACCACACGCATGCCACGACCACCACCGCCAGCTGCTGCTTTTACGATCAGCGGAAAGCCGATGTTCTTAGCCTGCTCTTCGGCGTTGTGTAGAGTGATTGCGCCAACAGAGCCTGGCACAGTCGGCACGCCCGCTTTTTTCATGGCGTTAATGGCTGATACTTTGTTACCCATTAGGCGAATGTGATCAGCATGAGGACCCACGAAGGTTAGGCCCGCTTCTTCTACTTTCTCAGCGAAGTCAGCATTCTCCGACAAAAAACCATAACCAGGGTGAATCGCATCCGCGCCAGTCACTTCAGCAGCTGATAGGATGGCATTCACGTCAAGATAACTTTGCGAAGAAGGGGCGTTACCGATGCATACCGCCTCATCTACGAATCGCAGGTGCATGAGATCTTTATCGGCTGTCGAGTACACGCCCACGGTAGAGATGCCCAGCTGCTTACAGGCACGTACGATGCGCAGGGCGATCTCACCACGGTTTGCAATCAATAGTTTTTTAATCATGGTTCACCTACGCTTTGTAGCGGATAACAGGCTGACCGAATTGTACCACGTCGGCATTATTTACCAGAATCTCTTCGATGATGCCGCTTTGGGTGGCTTCTAATGGGTTCATGATTTTCATTGCTTCGATGATACCTAGTTGGTCGCCTGCTTGGACTTTTTGACCGACTTTAACGAACGGAGGATCATTTGGGCTAGGTGCTGAATAGAATACACCCACCATTGGCGAGGTTTCAACTTTGCCGCTCGGTGCCTTTGGTGCGGCGGCCGCTGCAGGTGCAGCTGTGGTTGCGACAGGTGCGGCGATGGTCTGTACAGCAACGTTACGGGTTAGATTCACGTAGTTATCATCATGACCGTATTCAAGATTGACCAGATCTTTTTCTTCCATTAAATCAATGAGTTCACGAATTTTTTTGATATCCATAGCCATCACCTTTTAACAATGGGTTGAAATTAAAAAATTAAATAACACTGTTTATTGTAACAAATTTTTTCAAAAACGCCTAGCGTAAAACTGGGATTGCGCCATTTAACTTGCTAAAAATTGTTCAAAATGCGCCAACAAACACGCAAAAAAACAGATTGAATATAGTGTACATTCGTTTTATTTTATTGCAAGTGTTTTTTGTATGAATTTTGATGATTTCATCAAAAAATGCTCAATTTTTAGCAATATTTCATCAATAATTACCAAGTTGGGATGTCTTGTTCGCCTAGCCAACTTGGGCGTACCCATTTGGGCGCATCTTTAAATTCAAAGCTTGCCATTTGCTTTAATAATTCTGCAGGATCATCAGATACACAGATCAGATCCATGTTCGACTGCGGCATGAAGCCTTCATCTGCGCATCGCTGCAGTGTCTCTAAGAACGGTGTAAAAAATCCTTTGGTGTTAAGAATGCCGATCGGTTTGGCGTGCTGACGTAGCTGTAGCAATGACAGCACTTCATAAAGCTCCTCCAAGGTGCCAATACCACCTGCCATGGCGATAAATCCATCAGCAAGCTCAATCATCTTGTATTTTCTGGTTGCCATGTCAGGTGTCTCGATTAATTGGGTCAATCCTAAATGAGCAACTTCTTTTTGCTTTAAGAATGTAGGAATCACACCCGTCACTGTTCCGCCATGCGCCAGGGTAGCATCTGCAATGGTGCCCATCAGACCTACTTTACCACCGCCGTAGATGAGATGCATGCCTTGGAAGGCCAGAGTTTTGCCCATCTGCTTGGCTGCTTCGTAATAATCGGGTGTTGTCCCGAAGTTTGAACCGCAGTAGATGGTGATGTTTTTTAGAGTGTTCATATAGCCTCCCATGATTAAGATGGTGTGTTAAATTAAGAACGATTGAGCCAGCGCCACGGCTGTACCGTGCCAAGCCCCATGCCAATGAGACCGAGCACCATGACCGTGCTAAGTGGTTCACCCAGCAGTGGTACAGCGAGCAGGGCAGACATAAAAGGCGCAAGTGACGATAGCCCGCCCGCCTGAAAAGCACCCAATCGCGCCACCGCCATGGCATAAGTAACTGTGGCAACAATCATCACCAGCACGCTATGAAAGATGCCTTGTATGCCCAGGTGAATGATGCTTGCGTTCGGCGAAGAAAATCCAATAAAAAATGCATAGATCGGCAAATAAATAACCGCCGACCAAAAGACCGTACTGCACATCGCTTGCCATGGAGTTAGTTGCCATTCTCTAAGTAGGACGCTAAAGCCCGCCCAACAAAAAGCACAAGCCACAAAAATCGCATCGCCGATATTGAAGTGATACGCGCCTGTCATGATCATTGTCGTCATCGCCAATAAAGTCATGATGATGATACCAAGTGCGATTTTGGTGTTGTGATCCGGCTTAACCCGAAAGAATGCCCACAGTAGCAGCGCAGTCGCCACAGGAATCATACCATTTAAGAATACAGCACCGTGAACCACAGGCGCAAGAGCAAAGGCGGTATAAACCAGACAGCTATACCCAGCACCACCCATTAGCGCTAGGACAACAGATCGTCTCGACCATAGGGATTGCCAGCCTTTTTGATGGTGGATGACCGGAAGTAGAATCAATGCAGAAAAGGCAAAGCGCATGGCGATCACATCCCAAGGCGAGATTTGCCATGCCACGGTAACTCGTGATAGCAGGCTAAAACTTCCCCATACACACATGGTAAGTAGCACCAGAAGATAGCCTTGGGTTCTTTGTGATAATTGGTTAAATAAATGGCTTGGGTGAAGCATGATTGTATTAATTTGAATTTTTATTATTTATTTAAAGGTATTATACGCCAAAAAGACAAATCCCCAAATATGGCATTTGGGGATTTTTGATTAGTCTTTGGCATTTTGAAGTTCGGGATCGGCGAATACCACCACCTCTTCTTCAAATTCAGGCTTAACCTGTACGACAAAGTCCTCTCGAGACAGACCCATGCGCAGCGGAATTGAGCTGGCAACATAGATTGAAGAGTAAGTACCTGCAATCGTACCGATAAACTGAGCCAGTGCAAACCAGAACAGACCATCACCACCCAAGAATAAGAGCGCAAGCACCACCACAAAAACGGTTCCTGTGGTCATGAATGTACGTCTTAGCGTTTCGGTCAGTGACAGGTCAACCACTTGATAAGGCGTCAAACCACGAACACGGCGGAAGTTCTCACGAATGCGGTCATAGACAACGATCGTGTCGTTCACCGAATAACCAATCAAGGCTAGAACAGCTGCTAGCACGGTCAAGTCAAATGGCCAACCAAAAATAGCAAACAAGCCACACACCACGATCACGTCATGAAACAGTGCCAGTACCGCACCCAAAGCCAGCTTAAACTGGAATCGGATCGATACATAAACCATCATGAGCAACAGCGCCAAACCGATGGCAAGTAATGAATTTAGATAAACTTCATTACCTACCTGACTGCCAATGATGTTAATGTTCTCAACGGTGGCAGGATTTGATGGTAAGTTCAGTGCTGAGGTTAGCGCTTGGCTAAGACCTTCAGGGTCTTGCGTATCCTGAGGTGGTAGGCGAACCAATAGTTCACTACGTGTACCTAGATACTGTACAACAGCATCATTAAAGCCTTGCTGTGATAATGCGCTGGCAACTTGTGCCTGCTCAACAGGCTGACCATAAGAGACGTCAGCCGACACACCACCGGTAAAATCAAGACCAAGGTTTAATCCCTTAACTGCGATGGCGACCACACTTGCAATCACCAGTAGCGCTGATAGGATAACCATCGGGATCTCAAGCTTCATGAATGGCAGGATGCGACGGTTGCCAATCAGCTTGGCGCCACCTGCTTTTTCAGCGGCTTCATCAACAGCGATGATGTCTTGATTGGCAAGCGCTTCTTCGTTCGCGCGAGCATTACTGCCTTTGCCATCGCGGCGTGGACCACGGCGACGACGCACCTCTTTAGCGTTTAGTTCGTCGTGGTTATCGATTGGATTATTATCATTTGTCATCATATACTCCTAACCGATGCTGATTTTTGTCAAGTTTTTACGATAGCCATACCAAATCTGCATGAGTGCACGCGTCACGATGATGGCGGTAAATAAAGACGTGATGATACCAATGGCAAGCGTAATGGCAAAGCCTTTGACAGGACCTGTACCAACCGCGAACAAGATAAACGCCACCAATAGCGTGGTCATGTTACCATCTAAAATGGAGCTAAACGCACGGTCAAAACCTGCCACGATGGCTGATTTGGCTCTGGCGCCTGCGTCAATCTCTTCACGAATACGCTCAAAGATAAGTACGTTAGCATCGACCGCCATACCCATGGTCAATACGACACCGGCAATACCTGGCAGTGTCAAAGATGAGCCAATGATCGACATGATGGCAGCCAGCATGACAATGTTAAAGGCAAGCGCAATACTGGCAATCACACCACAAGCGCGATAGAAAACGATCATCCACAAGAAGACGAGTAGATAGCCGATTTTTGAGGCGAATAGACCCTTATCGATGTTGTCTTGACCCAATGATGGGCCGATGGTGCGCTCTTCAACGAAATACATTGGTGCAGCCAGTGCGCCAGAACGAAGCAGTAGGGCAAGTTCATCAGCTTCGGCAGTAGAGTCTAGGCCCGTAATCACAAAAGATGAACCTAGTACAGCATTAATCGTCGCGCGGTTGATGACACGTGTCTCAGAATATGGCGTACGAACTTCTGTCGTCTCTCCAGTCTGAGGGTCGGTCTCGTAGCTTACGCGCTGTTTGTTTTCGATGAATAGCACCGCCATTTGTTTGCCTACAGCAGGAGCTGTGGCGTTTTGCATCAGCCTACCACCTTGAGTGTCAAGGTTGATCGATACTTGTGGGCGGCCATTTTCATCCAGACCTGCTTGAGCGCCTTGAACTTTTTCACCAGTAACGATGGGCTGGCGATTCAAAAGTACAGGCGGGCCATTTAAGTCACCAAATGGATAAGCTTCGGTGCCAGCAGGCGCAATGCCACCGGTAAAGCTATCAGCGTCATCGCTCACCATGCGAAATTCTAGGTTTGCCGTGCGACCAAGTACACGCTTAGCTTCAGCGGTGTCTTGTACACCAGGCAGCTCGACGACGATGCGGTTAGCGCCTTGTGATTGAACCAAAGCTTCAGCGACACCAAGCTCGTTAATACGGTTACGCAGGGTCGTTAAGTTCTGACCTACTGCATATTCATTAATCTCATTAAGACGAGCTTCGGTGTAGCTTAGTTGTAGTGCTGCGCCTTCGGTATCAGCCAATGGACGCAATGTGAATTCGTTCGCCATCTGGGCTTGTAAGATGCTCTGTGCGCGATCACGAACGTCATTGCCATCGAACACAAGCATCATACCATCTTCGGTGGTACGTAGGCTTTTGATGGCGATCTTGTCGGCGCGTAGGGCGCGTCTTGCGTCTTGGCTTGCGGTTGCTAGGCGTTGCTCTAGGGCTTTTGCCATGTCCACTTCAAGCACGAAGCGCACACCACCACGCAAGTCTAGACCTAGCTTCATCGGTTTTGCGCCGATGTTACGCAGCCATTCTGGGGTGGTTTGGGCAAGGTTTAGAGCGACGACATAGTTCTCACCTAGTTCACGGCGCAAAACTTCTTGAGCTTTTAATTGATCTTCGGCGGTTGATAGACGCACCAAAGCACTGTTATTACTAAAGCTGCCGCCATGATGGCTAAGTCCTGCTTTATCAAGCAGTCCTTGAGATTCGTTTACAACATCTTCTGTTAATTGCACGCCAGCCGATGCACCAGTAATCTGTACCGCAGGCTCATCAGGGTATAAATTAGGCAGGGCATACAAGCCAGAAATTACGAGCACTACAGCGATAAGTATGTATTTCCAAGCAGGGTAATGCATAGGTTTTTCTTATGGTTAAGGCGCAATTTAGCGTTGCGCAAAATTAAAACAATGAAAAAAACAAAACCTGCCAAAACAAGTCTTGTTTTTGTTGCTTAGATATTGTCGATTGTACCAGCAGGTAGAACGCTGATGACGCTTGCGCGTTGAACTTTAATAGAGTTGGTTGGGTTTAAAGCGATGACCGCATAATCACCTTCGATTTTGGTGATTTTACCCATAAGACCGCCGGCAAATACCACTTCATTACCCGCTGCTAAGCTATCTACCATCGCGCGATGTTGTTTTCTTTGCTTTGATTGCGGGCGAATAATTAGGAAATAAAAAATCGCAAAAATAGCCACCATTGGCAGGATTTGCAATAGAGCGTTTGGTTGTGCTGGGGCAGCAGCTGCGTGTGCGCTGGTGATGAATAATTCCAACATATTATAACTCCTTCAATAAAAAATGAGTGAATAAAAGGCAAAAATAACGCATATCATACCACAAAAATACCTTATAAAACCATGTAATTTCACGGATAATCTGAATGATAGCAGGTGATTTTTCTTAGAATCAGACCAAGCTTGCCAGAATGTGCGCCAAATCATTTCACGGCATTTAAATTTAAAAATAAGCAAGGTTTTGAATCTTTAAAGGATTTTTATAAAAATACCACATAACAATGCTTGCAGTTGTGGTGATTTTGGCTTAATATTACATTTCCGTTTTTATTAATTTTCCTTTATGTCCCGTCACCGATCACGCGTTATCCCTTATTTTCTTATTTTTAGTCTTTGTTTGCCTTTGGCTGCCCATGCCAATCAAAGTGCACAAGTCAGCACGACCAACATCATTTTGCTTGTGTTTTTTATTTCCTTATCTTTGGTCGCGTCATTTATTTGTTCAATTTCAGAAGCCACGCTTTTGACGATGACGCCATCTTATGTTGATACTCTTCGAGAAGAAGATCCAAAAGCTGCAGCGCTCTTGGAGGATGTTAAGGTCAATAACATCGAAAAATCCATCTCGTCTATCCTTACATTAAATACCATCGCGCATACTTTGGGTTCCCTTGGTGCTGGTGCGCAGGCGACGATCGTTTTTGGCGATGTGTGGTTTGGTGTATTTAGTGCGGTGATGACGATTGCGATTTTGATCGGTACAGAGATTATCCCAAAGACGCTAGGCACGACTTACTGGCGACGTTTTGCCATTCCGGTGGCGTATTATGTGTGCGCGATTAATTTTGTATTAATGCCGATCGTGTGGTTCGCCGAGAAAATCTCTCGGTTGGTGACACGTGGTAATACAGAATCGACTTTTAGCCGTCATGAGTTCATCGCGCTTGCCAATCAGGGCGAGAGCTTGGGGCAAATGAGTGAGCTTGAGACGCGTATTATTAAGAACTCTTTGGCGCTTAGCATGATTAATGTCGAAGACATCGTGACGCCACGTTCTGTGATCATGGCGTTCGATGAGACGATGACGGTCGGTGATATTTTTGCCAATCATCCTAAGCTACCGTTTTCTCGTTTTCCGATTTTTAGTGAAGATTTGGACAATACTACAGGTTTTATTCTAAAGTCCGACCTGCTCATTGCCAAGGCCAACCAAGAAAATCACACGCCGATCAAGCATTTCAAGCGTGATATTAATTTTGTGTTTGCTAAAATGAAGCTGTTTGATCTGCTTGATCTTATGCTAAAAGAACGTGTTCATATCGCGTTGGCTGTGGGTGAATTTGGCGAGGTCAAAGGTTTGGTAAGCCTTGAAGATGTGCTAGAGACGCTATTGGGTCTTGAGATTGTTGATGAATTCGACCGCGTGGATGACATGCAGGCATTGGCACGTCAATTAATGGATCGCCGCATGAATCGCATCGGGGCCAAGCTTGAAGAAGTTGAATCATTGGATAATGATAAATAGAGCAGCACACATTAAGCTCTTAAAACTGCAACAAGTTGTTACAATTAGCCATGATTGATTAAAGATAATTTGTTATCTTGACCTTATCTCGTCACACCGACGATAATAATTCATCTACATGAGGTGCAACATGAGCATCAAGAACAATAAAAAAACTTACCTAAAAACAGGCATGAAAATCGGCGCATTCGCCACCGCGATCTCGGCGGTGACGAAACTACCCATGAATAAAGTTAGCCGTTCTATGGGACTTGGCTTGGTAGCAGCATTTGGTGCAGCGACATTAATCAGTGCGCCAGCCCATGCGATCAGCGAATCATCTGTTCAAGCTTATGCTGCTGCCATGAATCAAGCAGCTAATAGCCAAAACATCGGGCAAATCTCACGCCTTATCTCTGATGAAGTCATTGTCTCTTTGACTCGTAACGGCAAAACTGCCAACCTAGATAAGAATGGCTATCTACAGCTTCTCCAAACAAGCTGGTCAAAATCAGACAATTACCGCTATGACATCCGCATCAGTGATGTGGTGATCACAGGCAACCAAGCCCGAGCTCAGGTAGTGACCACAGAGACATGGACAGAAAATGGCAAGCCTGTTAAGCTCATCACAACATCGAGAGCGACACTGTCAGAATCTGGTTCCAATGCGGTGCTACTACGTTCGGTATCGCAGGTAACGATTAACTGATTTTTGGCGTTGTGAGTTGATGGTGCTACTGCTCAAAATATAGTTATTTTTTCAGATACTTTACCGTCAGTTGTGTTTTGTAAAATAAGCACGACTGACGGTATTTTTATGGTAAATTTTTGATTTGATGGTTGATAATGCACAAAAAATCAGGCATTATTAAGCAGTTATTTTTACATTGTAAGGTTTGATGTTTGCTTGGGTTGTACTAAGTGATAATCTACCGATGTTTATAGCGCCTAAGTGCTGATTTATGTTGTGCTTGGGCGGATAAATTATTTGTAAAATATGGAATTTTATTCATTATTTTTTATTTTATGTTTTGGCAATTAAGGCTTATCCCATATGTCACATTCATTGTCTACCAACGACCACCCAGACCGCACAAAAAACCAAAAAAATTCACGCACAGTGGGGCTGATGAAGCCATTGACGCTTGCGGTGTCGGCTTATTTTTTGGCAGCATGTAGTAGTACAGGCACCAGCACGCCAACCAACAACACTGCACGCACAACCGCAACGCCAGCCACACAAAGCCAATCAAGTGGCTATAGCGGCGTGTTGGATGAAGCGATGCTTGATG
Proteins encoded:
- a CDS encoding CNNM domain-containing protein, with the protein product MPLAAHANQSAQVSTTNIILLVFFISLSLVASFICSISEATLLTMTPSYVDTLREEDPKAAALLEDVKVNNIEKSISSILTLNTIAHTLGSLGAGAQATIVFGDVWFGVFSAVMTIAILIGTEIIPKTLGTTYWRRFAIPVAYYVCAINFVLMPIVWFAEKISRLVTRGNTESTFSRHEFIALANQGESLGQMSELETRIIKNSLALSMINVEDIVTPRSVIMAFDETMTVGDIFANHPKLPFSRFPIFSEDLDNTTGFILKSDLLIAKANQENHTPIKHFKRDINFVFAKMKLFDLLDLMLKERVHIALAVGEFGEVKGLVSLEDVLETLLGLEIVDEFDRVDDMQALARQLMDRRMNRIGAKLEEVESLDNDK
- the secD gene encoding protein translocase subunit SecD, translating into MHYPAWKYILIAVVLVISGLYALPNLYPDEPAVQITGASAGVQLTEDVVNESQGLLDKAGLSHHGGSFSNNSALVRLSTAEDQLKAQEVLRRELGENYVVALNLAQTTPEWLRNIGAKPMKLGLDLRGGVRFVLEVDMAKALEQRLATASQDARRALRADKIAIKSLRTTEDGMMLVFDGNDVRDRAQSILQAQMANEFTLRPLADTEGAALQLSYTEARLNEINEYAVGQNLTTLRNRINELGVAEALVQSQGANRIVVELPGVQDTAEAKRVLGRTANLEFRMVSDDADSFTGGIAPAGTEAYPFGDLNGPPVLLNRQPIVTGEKVQGAQAGLDENGRPQVSINLDTQGGRLMQNATAPAVGKQMAVLFIENKQRVSYETDPQTGETTEVRTPYSETRVINRATINAVLGSSFVITGLDSTAEADELALLLRSGALAAPMYFVEERTIGPSLGQDNIDKGLFASKIGYLLVFLWMIVFYRACGVIASIALAFNIVMLAAIMSIIGSSLTLPGIAGVVLTMGMAVDANVLIFERIREEIDAGARAKSAIVAGFDRAFSSILDGNMTTLLVAFILFAVGTGPVKGFAITLAIGIITSLFTAIIVTRALMQIWYGYRKNLTKISIG
- the yajC gene encoding preprotein translocase subunit YajC, with amino-acid sequence MELFITSAHAAAAPAQPNALLQILPMVAIFAIFYFLIIRPQSKQRKQHRAMVDSLAAGNEVVFAGGLMGKITKIEGDYAVIALNPTNSIKVQRASVISVLPAGTIDNI